The Lycium barbarum isolate Lr01 chromosome 9, ASM1917538v2, whole genome shotgun sequence genome has a segment encoding these proteins:
- the LOC132610161 gene encoding LRR receptor-like serine/threonine-protein kinase RGI2: protein MSRQFLNLPNHLYLLVFLTFLLLRHDFTNASNNEVDVLFSWLHSSTSPIHPAFSNWNPLDSNPCKWSHIVCSSHLVVTEIDIQSIQMTLPFPSNLSSLQSLQKLTISGANLTGTIPNDIGDCISLVTLDVSSNGLVGSIPKTIGKLTNLEDLILNSNRLTGEIPAEVGDCINLKNLIIFDNMLSGNLPTELGKLGVLESIRAGGNKDISGKIPNEFGNCKNLLVLGLADTKISGSLPPSLGNLSKLQVLSIYTTMLSGQIPPEIGNCSELVDLYLYQNSLSGSLPAELGKLQKVEKMLFWQNNLDGPIPDAIGNCKSLVILDLSLNFLSGSIPWSFGNLTNLQELMISNNNISGSIPSVLSNATNLLQLQMDTNQISGSIPPEMGQLKELNVFFAWQNKLEGSIPPALAGCKSLQALDLSHNSLTGSLPPDLFQLTNLTKLLLISNDLSGFIPPEIGNCSSLIRIRLVGNKLTGQIPREIGFLDNLSFLEFSENHLKGSVPEEIGNCKALQMLNLSNNTLSGNLPSSLSSLSRLEVLDVSLNQFNGQIPASYGQLTSLNRLVLSKNTLSGPIPATLGNCSNLQLLDLSGNELSGNMPVELFDIQALDIALNLSWNLLSGVIPPQISDLNKLSVLDLSHNQLGGDLLALSGMETLVSLNVSYNNFTGYLPDNKLFRQLSAAELAGNKGLCSLGHNSCFLSNAEGGSNRNGRQSWRLKLAIALLSVVTIALAILGMLAVYRVRKMSKEDNDSELGGGDSSAWKFTPFQKLNFSVEQILRCLVESNVIGKGCSGVVYRAQLENGEAIAVKKLWPTTLARQNFKSGGDSVGVRDSFSTEVKTLGSIRHKNIVKFLGCCWNQNTKLLMYDYMPNGSLGSVLHERSGGCVEWELRYKIVLGAAQGLAYLHHDCTPPIVHRDIKANNILIGLDFEPYIADFGIAKLVDDGDFARSSNTVAGSYGYIAPEYGYMMKITEKSDVYSFGVVVLEVLTGKQPIDPTIPDGLHIVDWVRQKRGNVEVLDVSLHARPESEIEEMMQTIGVAILCVNPTPDDRPTMKDVAAMLKEIRHEREEYQKVDMLLKDGEKLGNDNKSTSDGGPSSKMHSFYLQSNNTSFSASSLLHSSSSNTKIGFK, encoded by the exons ATGTCGAGGCAATTCTTGAACCTCCCAAATCACCTCTATCTTCTTGTCTTCCTCACCTTTCTACTATTACGACATGATTTTACTAATGCTTCCAATAATGAAGTTGATGTGCTGTTTTCTTGGCTTCATTCTAGCACTTCACCAATTCATCCAGCATTCTCAAACtggaatcctttagactccaacccTTGTAAATGGTCTCATATTGTTTGTTCTTCTCATCTTGTTGTTACAGAAATTGATATTCAGTCCATTCAGATGACTCTTCCTTTTCCTTCCAATCTTTCCTCTTTACAATCCCTTCAAAAACTAACCATTTCTGGTGCTAATCTCACTGGAACCATCCCAAATGACATTGGAGATTGCATTTCACTTGTAACACTTGATGTCAGTTCAAATGGTCTCGTTGGTAGCATACCGAAAACTATCGGTAAGTTGACAAATCTTGAGGATTTGATCTTGAACTCTAACCGGTTAACAGGTGAAATCCCAGCAGAGGTTGGTGATTGCATTAACCTGAAAAATCTTATAATCTTTGACAACATGCTTAGTGGGAATCTTCCTACTGAACTGGGAAAACTTGGAGTTTTAGAATCTATAAGAGCAGGAGGGAACAAAGATATTAGTGGGAAAATTCCAAATGAGTTTGGGAATTGCAAGAACTTGTTGGTGTTAGGACTTGCTGACACAAAAATTTCAGGTTCTCTTCCTCCGTCATTGGGAAATCTTAGTAAGCTTCAAGTGTTATCTATTTATACTACAATGCTTTCTGGCCAAATACCTCCAGAAATAGGCAACTGTTCAGAGCTAGTTGACTTGTATTTATACCAAAATAGTCTGTCAGGTTCACTGCCAGCAGAGCTAGGAAAGCTTCAGAAAGTAGAAAAGATGCTATTTTGGCAAAATAATCTTGATGGGCCAATTCCTGATGCAATTGGGAATTGTAAAAGTTTGGTCATTCTTGATCTTTCTTTGAATTTTTTAAGTGGAAGCATCCCTTGGTCTTTTGGGAACCTTACTAATCTCCAAGAGTTGATGATTAGTAATAACAACATTTCTGGTTCAATCCCATCTGTTCTTTCTAATGCCACAAACCTGTTACAGTTGCAGATGGACACTAATCAAATTTCAGGCTCGATTCCTCCGGAAATGGGGCAATTGAAGGAGTTAAATGTATTCTTTGCTTGGCAGAACAAGCTTGAAGGAAGCATTCCTCCTGCATTGGCTGGTTGCAAAAGCCTACAAGCTTTGGATTTATCACACAATTCTCTCACTGGTAGCTTACCTCCTGACCTTTTTCAGTTAACTAATTTAACCAAGCTTCTTTTGATTTCAAATGATCTTTCTGGTTTTATCCCACCTGAGATAGGTAATTGTAGCTCTCTTATTCGTATACGACTTGTTGGCAATAAGCTTACCGGACAAATTCCAAGAGAAATAGGATTTCTTGACAACCTTAGTTTTCTTGAATTCTCCGAGAACCACCTTAAAGGATCAGTTCCTGAGGAGATTGGCAATTGTAAGGCACTGCAAATGCTGAATCTATCTAATAACACTCTAAGTGGGAATTTACCTAGCTCTCTTTCTTCTCTCAGTAGGCTAGAGGTTTTGGATGTTTCCTTGAATCAGTTTAACGGTCAGATTCCAGCTAGCTATGGTCAACTTACTTCCCTTAACCGACTTGTTCTTAGTAAGAATACCTTGTCTGGACCGATTCCCGCAACTCTGGGAAATTGTTCAAACCTCCAATTGCTTGATCTAAGCGGGAATGAGCTGTCAGGGAACATGCCAGTGGAATTGTTTGACATTCAGGCCCTTGACATTGCCTTGAATTTAAGCTGGAATCTGTTGAGTGGGGTAATCCCACCACAGATATCTGACTTGAACAAACTTTCAGTACTAGACCTTTCCCACAACCAGCTTGGAGGAGACTTGTTGGCTCTTTCGGGGATGGAAACTCTGGTTTCCTTGAATGTTTCCTACAACAATTTCACCGGCTACCTCCCTGACAACAAGTTGTTCAGGCAATTATCAGCAGCAGAGCTGGCAGGCAACAAAGGTTTGTGCTCATTGGGACATAATTCTTGTTTCTTGAGCAATGCTGAAGGCGGGAGCAATAGAAACGGAAGACAGTCATGGAGGCTGAAATTAGCAATTGCACTGCTTTCTGTGGTGACTATAGCCTTGGCAATCCTTGGAATGCTGGCAGTTTACAGAGTGAGAAAAATGAGCAAAGAAGATAATGATTCTGAATTGGGAGGAGGGGATTCATCAGCTTGGAAGTTTACTCCATTCCAGAAGTTGAATTTTTCTGTTGAACAAATTTTGAGATGCCTAGTGGAATCTAATGTGATTGGAAAGGGATGCTCCGGGGTTGTTTATCGTGCACAACTTGAAAATGGTGAAGCAATTGCAGTCAAGAAGCTATGGCCAACCACATTGGCTAGACAAAATTTTAAGTCAGGAGGAGATAGTGTAGGAGTTCGAGATTCTTTCTCAACCGAGGTAAAAACCCTTGGCTCCATCCGTCACAAGAACATTGTTAAGTTCTTAGGTTGCTGCTGGAATCAGAACACTAAGTTGCTCATGTATGACTACATGCCTAATGGAAGCTTAGGCAGTGTTCTACATGAACGAAGTGGTGGATGTGTAGAGTGGGAGTTGAGATACAAGATTGTCCTTGGTGCAGCTCAGGGGCTTGCTTATTTACACCATGATTGTACACCTCCAATTGTTCATAGGGATATCAAGGCCAACAACATTCTCATCGGCCTTGACTTTGAGCCTTACATTGCAGATTTTGGTATAGCCAAACTTGTCGATGATGGAGATTTTGCTCGATCCTCCAATACAGTAGCTGGCTCGTATGGATACATAGCACCAG AGTATGGATACATGATGAAGATAACAGAGAAAAGTGATGTTTATAGCTTTGGAGTAGTTGTCTTGGAGGTGTTGACAGGAAAGCAACCAATTGATCCTACCATACCAGATGGTCTACACATTGTGGATTGGGTAAGGCAGAAAAGAGGAAATGTTGAAGTCTTGGATGTAAGCTTACATGCTCGGCCCGAATCAGAGATTGAAGAGATGATGCAAACCATAGGAGTAGCTATCTTATGTGTTAATCCAACTCCAGATGATAGACCAACAATGAAGGATGTCGCCGCAATGCTCAAAGAGATAAGACATGAGAGAGAGGAGTATCAGAAAGTTGATATGCTCCTTAAAGATGGAGAGAAATTAGGCAATGACAATAAGAGTACTAGTGATGGAGGGCCTTCTTCAAAGATGCATAGCTTCTACTTGCAAAGCAATAATACAAGCTTTTCTGCATCTTCATTGTTACATTCTTCTTCCTCCAACACCAAGATTGGCTTCAAATAG